The Pontibacter sp. SGAir0037 DNA segment ATCTGGGCACCTATAGTTACGCCACTCTCCTGCTTTGTCAATTATTTTTCGAGGCGTTAGCCATGAGTTTGTCTGGATAAAATTCGGATTACCATAACCACCCCAGAGATTAATTAAAAAATCAACGGGTGAATCAGAAGAGTAGATAAAGTGGGATTGATCCCCAGGAGTAGGCTTGCCCAGTATTTCACTTTCATCTAAGAAACTAATGTAATTGCATACGGCTACTTTGTTTTCTTGACCTTTTAAAGCTTTAATTTGCCTCTCTATTTTATCTTCCGACAAGAAATCATCCACATCCATAAACTGAATGTACTCTCCTGTTGCGTGTACTAACCCTGTATTACGAGCAACACCAGCACCAGCATTCTTTTGCTTAAATACTTTTACTTTAGGAGATTCAAATTTCTTAGCAGATTCATAACTAGCATCTACCGAAGAATCATCAACAATTATAATTTCTGTATTCTGATATGTCTGCTTTAAAAGTGCAGTAATTGCATTAGAAATAAAGGTTTCACCATTGTATATAGGAATTATAATTGAGACTTTCGGCAGCATAACAAGGTCAATTAGTAAAAAATATTCATAACTCTAATGAAATATTCCATTCATTAAATCTTTTATACCATAATCAGTTGCCTTCAGCGCTATTCTTGTTCTAGCAAAATCTTTAGTCCTGGTATAGTATTTTATAATATTTATTAAAAATCGACGCTTGTTTTTATTTAGTATAAAATTTTTCTCCGATAAACTTAAAGGTAAATTAAGTTCATTTAATGCATCTTTAAGGTAAAGATAGTTATTAGCCAAATAAGCATATTTATTATTTATTTCCTGCCCTTCATGTCTTCTATAATAACTTAGCTCAAAAGGCAACAATATAGTGATAACTTTAGAAGTTGCTTTTAAATTAAAATAACAATCATTAGCTGGACCGTATTTAGTAGGATAGCCACCAATCTGCCTGAAAAAATCATGTTTAATCATAGTACCACCCGGTCCAATTAACAAACAGGGTTTTACAAAGAAATGCTGATTAATAATTTGCTTTGCCTCTAAAGCCTTTGCTATGGTAGCATCAGGGTTATAAATACCAAACGAAGCTTCAGGGAATTGATCAAAAAGCCCCAGGCACTGCTCCATCGCATCAGGGAACAGTAAATCATCAGAGTCAACATACATCAGAAACTCACCAGATGCCAAACTAGCTGCACGGTTTCTGTTAGGATAGTCACCTAAGTTATACTCATTACTATATACCTTTATCCGGTTGTCCTTTGCTGCGTATGCTTTTGCAATTTCTAAAGTAGTATCAGTAGAGCAGTCATCTGAAATAATAAGCTCCCAGTTATTATAAACAGACCCTATAATACTTTCTA contains these protein-coding regions:
- a CDS encoding glycosyltransferase family 2 protein gives rise to the protein MLPKVSIIIPIYNGETFISNAITALLKQTYQNTEIIIVDDSSVDASYESAKKFESPKVKVFKQKNAGAGVARNTGLVHATGEYIQFMDVDDFLSEDKIERQIKALKGQENKVAVCNYISFLDESEILGKPTPGDQSHFIYSSDSPVDFLINLWGGYGNPNFIQTNSWLTPRKIIDKAGEWRNYRCPDDDGEFFARVLLASEGVVYVPGVYNYYRRLVADGSLSNNTNKKHLQNTLLTIDLKHHYLHQHVENSALNMAMATQYLNFAVSTYPRNKLLSQIAYKRYKSLGVKVLPPKLGGELVEVAKNLFGWKAARILKFYLREQR
- a CDS encoding glycosyltransferase family A protein encodes the protein MGNRPLISVLMTAYNREKYIAEAIESIIGSVYNNWELIISDDCSTDTTLEIAKAYAAKDNRIKVYSNEYNLGDYPNRNRAASLASGEFLMYVDSDDLLFPDAMEQCLGLFDQFPEASFGIYNPDATIAKALEAKQIINQHFFVKPCLLIGPGGTMIKHDFFRQIGGYPTKYGPANDCYFNLKATSKVITILLPFELSYYRRHEGQEINNKYAYLANNYLYLKDALNELNLPLSLSEKNFILNKNKRRFLINIIKYYTRTKDFARTRIALKATDYGIKDLMNGIFH